From a single Mesorhizobium shangrilense genomic region:
- a CDS encoding glutathione S-transferase family protein has protein sequence MLTLFHHPMFATCRFVRLAFGEYGEELALIEEKPWTRRKEFLALNPAGTLPILLAEGDVPIVGAMVIAEYLDETRGVLKRDKRLFAEDPMQRAEIRRLTDWYLTKAEGEVTRHLVRERVLKPVMPETAGGGSPDSAAIRAARANIRQHLKYTNWLAGTRHWLAGSRVTYADLAAAATLSVLDYLGEIDWREHAAAREWYTRVKSRPSFRPLLTDRVRGISPVSHYADLDF, from the coding sequence GCTTTTCCACCATCCCATGTTCGCCACGTGCCGCTTCGTCCGCCTTGCGTTCGGCGAGTATGGCGAGGAATTGGCCCTGATCGAGGAAAAGCCGTGGACGCGGCGCAAGGAGTTCCTGGCGCTGAACCCGGCCGGCACCCTGCCGATCCTGCTCGCCGAAGGCGACGTGCCGATCGTCGGCGCCATGGTGATCGCCGAATATCTCGACGAGACGCGCGGCGTCTTGAAGCGCGACAAGCGGCTGTTTGCAGAAGATCCGATGCAACGCGCCGAAATCCGCCGGCTGACCGACTGGTATCTCACCAAGGCCGAAGGCGAGGTGACCCGGCATCTGGTGCGCGAACGCGTGCTGAAGCCGGTCATGCCGGAAACGGCGGGCGGAGGCTCGCCCGATTCGGCGGCGATCCGCGCCGCGCGCGCCAATATCCGCCAGCATCTGAAATACACCAACTGGCTGGCCGGCACCCGCCACTGGCTGGCCGGCAGCAGGGTCACCTATGCCGACCTGGCGGCGGCGGCGACGCTGTCGGTGTTGGATTACCTGGGCGAAATCGACTGGCGCGAACATGCCGCGGCGCGCGAATGGTACACGCGGGTGAAGTCGCGGCCCTCCTTCCGGCCGCTTCTGACCGACCGGGTGCGCGGGATATCGCCGGTGTCGCATTATGCGGACCTCGACTTCTGA
- the queG gene encoding tRNA epoxyqueuosine(34) reductase QueG, whose translation MRTSTSDASKLRALIDAEVHRAGFDAVAVTTPDAIPLAPARLAEFVADGFHGSMQWIAETLERRSEPMALWPQVRSIIVLAMNYGPDHDPRSILAKRDRGAISVYARNRDYHDVMKGRLKEIAGKIVARAGGDVKVFVDTAPVMEKPLAEAAGLGWQGKHTNLVSREHGSWLFLGTIFTTAELAPDRAEIDHCGSCRACLDACPTDAFPAPYRLDARRCISYLTIENKGPIPHEFREKIGNRIYGCDDCLAACPWNKFAQAASEAKLAARDDLREPALADLLVLDDPAFRTFFSGSPIKRIGRDRFIRNALIAAGNSGDAGLAGIVCTLLDDTSPLVRGAAIWALARLVPDTEYSERAVAGLKTESDETVRDEWRLALSKPNPIGTHA comes from the coding sequence ATGCGGACCTCGACTTCTGACGCGTCAAAACTGCGCGCGCTGATCGACGCGGAGGTGCATCGCGCCGGCTTCGATGCCGTCGCCGTCACCACCCCCGATGCGATTCCGCTGGCGCCGGCCAGGCTTGCCGAATTCGTCGCCGACGGCTTTCACGGGTCGATGCAGTGGATCGCCGAGACGCTGGAGCGGCGCAGCGAACCGATGGCACTGTGGCCACAGGTCCGCTCCATCATCGTGCTGGCGATGAATTACGGCCCCGACCACGATCCGCGATCGATCCTGGCCAAACGCGACCGCGGCGCGATCTCCGTCTATGCGCGCAACCGCGACTATCACGATGTCATGAAGGGCCGGCTGAAGGAGATCGCCGGCAAGATCGTGGCGCGCGCCGGCGGCGACGTGAAAGTGTTCGTCGACACCGCGCCGGTGATGGAGAAACCGCTGGCGGAAGCGGCCGGGCTTGGCTGGCAAGGCAAGCACACCAACCTCGTCAGCCGCGAGCACGGCTCCTGGCTGTTCCTGGGCACCATCTTCACCACCGCCGAACTCGCGCCGGACCGCGCGGAGATCGACCATTGCGGCTCCTGCCGCGCCTGTCTCGACGCGTGCCCGACCGATGCCTTTCCCGCGCCCTACCGGCTCGATGCACGGCGATGCATCTCCTATCTCACCATCGAGAACAAGGGGCCGATTCCCCATGAATTCCGCGAAAAGATCGGCAACCGCATCTATGGCTGCGACGATTGCCTCGCCGCTTGCCCGTGGAACAAGTTCGCGCAGGCGGCTTCCGAGGCCAAGCTTGCGGCGCGCGACGATCTGCGCGAGCCGGCATTGGCCGACCTGCTTGTCCTCGATGACCCCGCCTTCCGCACATTCTTCTCCGGTTCGCCGATAAAACGCATCGGCCGCGACCGCTTTATCCGCAATGCGCTGATCGCCGCCGGCAATTCCGGCGATGCTGGGCTGGCCGGCATCGTATGTACCCTGCTGGACGATACGTCGCCGCTGGTGCGGGGCGCGGCGATATGGGCGCTGGCGCGGCTGGTGCCCGATACCGAATATTCCGAACGCGCCGTTGCCGGCCTGAAGACGGAGAGCGACGAGACCGTTCGCGACGAATGGCGGCTGGCGCTGTCAAAGCCAAATCCAATCGGGACGCATGCATGA
- a CDS encoding SDR family oxidoreductase: MTRKHIFIFGAGYSGKAFARANSEAATIFGTTRSPEKFEALRQAGIAPLAFNGTLTPEIGAALRKTTHLVISVAPEEAGDPVLNAARKAILTEMPALEWIAYLSTVGVYGDHGGGWVDETAECRPVSKRSVMRVAAEEDWLELGKEISRPAAILRLSGIYGPGRNALVNLENGTARRLVKPDQLFNRIHCEDIAGALWHLADGNRGGIFNVTDDLPAPPQDVVTYAASLMGVTPPPEIPFDGAELSPMARSFYGENKRVANAAIKATGYSFRFPDYRAAFDHMWKCGDWRDGAARSPMQR; the protein is encoded by the coding sequence ATGACCAGGAAGCATATCTTCATTTTCGGCGCCGGCTATTCGGGCAAGGCTTTTGCCCGCGCCAACTCCGAAGCCGCCACGATCTTTGGGACAACGCGGTCACCGGAAAAATTCGAAGCGCTGCGCCAAGCCGGCATCGCTCCCCTCGCGTTCAACGGCACGCTGACACCGGAGATCGGCGCGGCGTTGCGCAAAACGACACATCTGGTGATCTCAGTCGCGCCGGAGGAGGCCGGCGATCCCGTGCTGAACGCCGCCCGGAAGGCGATTTTGACCGAAATGCCCGCACTGGAATGGATCGCCTACCTTTCAACTGTCGGCGTCTACGGCGATCATGGCGGCGGCTGGGTCGATGAAACAGCCGAATGCCGGCCGGTATCAAAACGCTCGGTGATGCGGGTGGCGGCAGAAGAAGACTGGCTGGAACTGGGCAAGGAAATCAGCCGGCCGGCGGCCATCCTGCGCCTTTCCGGCATTTATGGGCCGGGTCGCAACGCCTTGGTCAACCTTGAAAACGGCACCGCCCGGCGGCTGGTCAAGCCCGACCAGCTGTTCAACCGCATCCATTGCGAGGACATCGCAGGCGCGCTCTGGCATCTCGCCGACGGCAATCGTGGCGGCATTTTCAACGTCACCGACGATCTGCCGGCACCGCCGCAGGATGTCGTCACCTATGCCGCTTCGCTGATGGGTGTCACACCGCCGCCCGAAATTCCGTTCGATGGCGCTGAGCTTTCGCCGATGGCGCGATCCTTCTATGGCGAGAACAAGCGCGTTGCCAATGCCGCGATCAAGGCGACAGGATACAGCTTCCGCTTCCCGGACTACCGCGCCGCCTTCGACCATATGTGGAAGTGCGGTGACTGGCGCGACGGCGCGGCGCGCAGCCCTATGCAGCGCTAG
- the mepA gene encoding penicillin-insensitive murein endopeptidase — MKTALRPSLCKTPLLAAVLGLLALGVQPAAAQERAKDLFGAKKLPTATAPQSFGFYSKGCFAGGVAIPMAGPTWEVMRPSRNRRWGHPAMIALIEKLSVDAVADGWPGLLIGDIAQPRGGPMTTGHASHQIGLDADIWLTPMPSRPLSMAQRESMSATLMVNEKTHLVKDALWTPAHTRLLKRAASYPEVERILVNPGIKKKLCDTVKGDRGWLRKIRPFWGHDYHFHMRIGCQPGSPSCKGQEATPADDGCGKPLAWWFTEEPWRPNKNPDAPKARDLMTMANLPRECQAVLEAPGPVSAEAATYHGGGVPMATAAPEPEAPSPPATAGGGEPALPASANAFAATPEGGVPLPRPGN; from the coding sequence ATGAAGACAGCGTTGCGGCCATCTCTTTGCAAAACGCCCTTGCTGGCCGCTGTTCTCGGTCTGCTCGCCCTAGGGGTACAACCGGCGGCGGCGCAGGAGCGGGCAAAAGACCTGTTCGGCGCTAAGAAACTGCCGACGGCAACGGCCCCACAGTCCTTCGGCTTCTATTCCAAGGGCTGCTTTGCCGGCGGCGTCGCCATTCCCATGGCCGGACCGACCTGGGAGGTGATGCGACCGTCGCGCAATCGCCGCTGGGGCCATCCGGCGATGATCGCGCTGATCGAGAAACTGTCTGTTGACGCCGTCGCCGACGGCTGGCCGGGCCTGTTGATCGGCGACATCGCGCAGCCGCGTGGCGGCCCGATGACCACAGGCCACGCCTCGCACCAGATCGGACTCGACGCCGACATCTGGCTGACGCCGATGCCCAGTCGCCCGCTGTCGATGGCGCAGCGCGAGAGCATGAGCGCCACCTTGATGGTCAACGAGAAGACCCATCTGGTGAAGGACGCGCTGTGGACGCCAGCGCATACAAGGCTGCTGAAGCGGGCGGCGAGCTATCCTGAGGTCGAACGCATCCTGGTCAATCCGGGCATCAAGAAGAAGCTGTGCGACACGGTCAAGGGCGACCGCGGCTGGCTGCGCAAGATCCGGCCGTTCTGGGGCCACGACTATCATTTCCACATGCGCATCGGCTGCCAGCCGGGCTCACCCAGTTGCAAGGGGCAGGAAGCGACCCCTGCGGATGATGGTTGCGGCAAGCCGCTGGCATGGTGGTTCACCGAGGAGCCGTGGCGGCCCAACAAGAATCCGGATGCACCCAAGGCACGCGACCTGATGACGATGGCGAACTTGCCCAGGGAATGCCAGGCCGTGCTCGAGGCGCCGGGACCAGTTTCCGCCGAGGCCGCCACCTACCATGGCGGCGGCGTGCCGATGGCGACCGCGGCGCCCGAGCCAGAAGCGCCCTCGCCTCCGGCAACTGCCGGCGGCGGCGAGCCTGCCCTGCCGGCCTCCGCCAATGCCTTTGCGGCAACCCCGGAGGGCGGCGTGCCGCTGCCGCGGCCGGGAAACTGA
- a CDS encoding glucokinase: MPSTGDNGALLRFPILIGDIGGTNARFSIVVDANSEAGEPTIVQTANFNTIDEAIQAAVLDRSSIRPNSAVLAVAGPVDSDEIQLTNCPWIVKPRQMFANLGLSDIVVLNDFEAQALAVVALGEEHMEKIGGGAPEPSAGRVVLGPGTGLGVAGLIYALNHWIPVPGEGGHMDIGPRSTRDFEVFPHIEKLEGRISGEQILSGRGLVNAYRAVAKADGKPSPFTTPAEITAAALAKADPVSEEALSMFVTCLGRTAGDLAMVFMSRGGVFLTGGIAQKIVPALKEGNFRAAFEDKAPHSELMRTMPVYVITHPLAALSGLAAYARNPSLFGVQTAGRRWRDEVSHPKA, from the coding sequence ATGCCAAGCACAGGTGACAACGGCGCTTTGTTGCGGTTTCCGATCCTGATCGGTGATATCGGCGGCACCAATGCGCGCTTCTCGATCGTTGTTGACGCGAACTCCGAGGCGGGCGAGCCAACCATCGTTCAAACAGCCAATTTCAACACCATCGACGAAGCCATCCAGGCGGCGGTGCTCGACCGATCGTCGATCCGCCCCAATTCGGCGGTGCTGGCCGTTGCCGGACCTGTCGACAGCGACGAGATCCAGCTCACCAACTGCCCCTGGATCGTGAAACCCAGGCAGATGTTCGCCAATCTGGGCCTGAGCGACATTGTCGTGCTCAATGATTTCGAGGCGCAGGCACTGGCCGTCGTGGCACTCGGCGAGGAGCATATGGAAAAGATCGGCGGCGGTGCCCCCGAGCCCAGTGCCGGACGCGTGGTGCTCGGCCCCGGAACCGGACTCGGCGTCGCCGGGCTGATCTATGCGCTAAATCACTGGATACCGGTGCCGGGCGAAGGCGGCCATATGGATATCGGCCCACGCTCGACCCGGGATTTCGAGGTTTTCCCGCATATCGAGAAGCTTGAAGGCCGCATTTCTGGCGAGCAAATCCTGAGCGGGCGTGGACTGGTCAACGCCTACCGGGCAGTGGCCAAGGCCGACGGCAAGCCGTCGCCCTTCACCACACCGGCCGAAATCACCGCCGCTGCACTGGCGAAAGCCGATCCTGTCTCGGAGGAAGCACTGTCGATGTTCGTCACCTGCCTCGGGCGCACCGCTGGCGATCTCGCAATGGTATTCATGAGCCGCGGTGGAGTCTTCCTGACAGGAGGCATTGCCCAGAAGATCGTGCCGGCGCTGAAGGAAGGCAATTTCCGCGCCGCCTTCGAGGACAAGGCGCCGCACAGCGAACTGATGCGGACCATGCCAGTCTACGTGATCACCCATCCGCTGGCCGCCCTTTCGGGGCTTGCCGCCTATGCCAGAAACCCATCGTTGTTTGGCGTCCAGACTGCGGGCCGGCGCTGGCGCGACGAAGTTAGTCACCCCAAGGCATAG
- a CDS encoding ABC transporter ATP-binding protein, with protein MRGAKLQPGCGKRKPTKRSDLTPQTPTKQKVRPGEVTAVLRRILTENGTEYRWSYVVAIACLLIVSGTTAFTAWIMAPMVNQIFYERRGDAIVWICAGFMGSFMLRGFAGYGQAVALAQIGNNLVARYQKRIFDHLMKLGVGFFNDTRSGRLAAQVNENVGGIRDLLSLTLTSITRDAVTLVGLLGVMIYQDPVLSLSSLLIGPPLIWAVVYITSRLRRINRESVLINSRLTGAIQEATQGIAIVKAFTMEEALARQIGAMAETAEQRNNKIARVSERLGPISDILAGFAVTSVIAYSGYRALVLGQPPGAVFSFITALIMAYDPARRLARMQVGMERALVNARMIYELLDLEPKQGDAPGATEARFTTGEVRFNNVSFRYVEDMPVLQDLSFVAAAGKMTAIVGASGAGKTTLVALLQRFYDVEAGTIEIDGQDISKLTKQSLRGSIAYVSQAPYLFEGTIRDNIRYGRPSATDSDIELAAKLAAADEFIRQQPQGYDTPVGENGATLSGGQRQRVSIARAIVRQAPILLLDEATSALDNEAEARVQQALVEVMEGRTTIVIAHRLSTVVNADHIIVLEQGRLVEEGTHASLMADPHSVYARFHRIQGNKGLGLVDDTQPIQTSAQDIRARKTVGGNT; from the coding sequence ATGAGGGGGGCCAAATTGCAACCCGGCTGCGGGAAGCGGAAACCGACGAAGCGCTCTGATTTGACTCCTCAAACCCCAACCAAGCAGAAAGTCCGGCCCGGCGAGGTCACGGCGGTGCTCCGCCGCATCCTCACTGAAAACGGTACCGAGTATCGCTGGTCGTATGTCGTGGCCATCGCTTGCTTGCTGATCGTTTCGGGCACGACCGCCTTCACGGCCTGGATCATGGCCCCGATGGTCAACCAGATATTCTACGAACGGCGTGGCGACGCGATCGTGTGGATATGCGCCGGCTTCATGGGATCCTTCATGCTGCGCGGCTTCGCCGGTTACGGCCAGGCCGTGGCGCTTGCTCAGATCGGCAACAATCTGGTGGCGCGCTACCAGAAGCGCATATTCGATCATCTGATGAAGCTCGGGGTCGGCTTCTTCAACGACACCCGTTCGGGCCGGTTGGCGGCGCAGGTCAACGAAAATGTCGGCGGCATTCGCGACTTGTTGTCATTGACACTGACCTCGATCACCCGCGATGCGGTAACGCTGGTCGGCCTTCTCGGCGTCATGATCTACCAGGACCCGGTATTGTCGCTCAGCTCGCTGCTGATCGGACCGCCGCTGATCTGGGCCGTGGTGTACATCACCAGTCGACTGCGTCGCATCAACCGCGAATCCGTGCTGATCAATTCCCGACTGACCGGAGCCATCCAGGAAGCCACTCAAGGTATCGCCATCGTCAAGGCCTTCACCATGGAGGAGGCGCTCGCGCGTCAAATCGGCGCCATGGCCGAGACGGCAGAGCAGCGGAACAACAAGATAGCGCGCGTCTCGGAGAGGCTGGGGCCGATTTCCGATATACTGGCCGGTTTCGCCGTTACCTCCGTCATCGCCTATTCCGGCTACCGCGCCCTGGTTCTCGGGCAGCCGCCAGGTGCGGTCTTCTCGTTCATCACCGCGCTGATCATGGCCTATGACCCGGCGAGACGCCTGGCGCGCATGCAGGTCGGCATGGAGCGGGCGCTGGTCAATGCCCGCATGATCTACGAGCTTCTCGATCTCGAGCCGAAGCAGGGTGATGCGCCGGGTGCCACCGAGGCGCGCTTCACCACTGGCGAAGTGCGGTTCAACAACGTGTCTTTCCGCTATGTCGAGGACATGCCGGTCCTGCAGGATCTGAGCTTCGTCGCGGCCGCCGGCAAGATGACCGCCATCGTCGGCGCATCCGGCGCCGGCAAGACGACGCTGGTGGCGCTGCTGCAGCGTTTCTACGACGTCGAGGCCGGCACGATCGAGATCGATGGCCAGGACATTTCCAAGCTCACCAAACAGTCGTTGCGCGGCTCCATCGCCTATGTGTCGCAGGCGCCCTATTTGTTCGAGGGCACCATCCGCGACAACATCCGCTATGGCCGGCCCTCGGCGACCGACAGCGACATCGAGCTGGCCGCGAAGCTGGCCGCGGCCGACGAGTTCATTCGCCAACAGCCGCAAGGCTATGACACGCCGGTCGGCGAGAACGGCGCGACGCTCTCGGGCGGCCAGCGCCAGCGCGTGTCGATCGCCCGCGCCATCGTGCGGCAGGCGCCGATCCTGCTGCTCGACGAGGCGACCTCGGCGCTCGACAACGAAGCCGAGGCCCGTGTCCAGCAGGCGCTCGTCGAGGTGATGGAAGGGCGCACCACCATCGTCATCGCGCACCGGCTGTCGACGGTGGTCAACGCCGACCACATCATCGTGCTGGAACAGGGCCGTCTGGTCGAAGAGGGCACGCACGCCTCGCTGATGGCCGATCCGCACAGCGTCTATGCCCGTTTCCACCGGATACAGGGCAACAAGGGGCTGGGTCTGGTCGACGACACCCAGCCGATCCAGACTTCGGCGCAGGATATACGGGCCAGGAAAACGGTCGGGGGGAACACATGA
- the dapB gene encoding 4-hydroxy-tetrahydrodipicolinate reductase produces the protein MSDTPGSDTPSGDMGLVVVGAAGRMGQALIRAIHTIPGARVAAAIERADSPHLGKDAGELAGIGIINVPISDDPLPAFAKADGVLDFTTPASTVEFAGYAAQARIAHVIGTTGCSVEDNARIAAAARHATIVKSGNMSLGVNLLAVLVEQAARALDADDFDIEILEMHHRHKVDAPSGTALLLGEAAAAGRGIDLDGNSVRSRDGHTGVRKTGSIGFAALRGGSVVGDHSVVLAGTGERITLAHHAEDRAIFARGAVKAALWARGKKPGLYSMRDVLGLS, from the coding sequence ATGAGCGACACACCCGGTAGCGACACTCCCAGTGGAGACATGGGCCTGGTGGTCGTGGGTGCTGCCGGCCGCATGGGGCAGGCGCTGATACGCGCCATCCACACCATTCCGGGCGCGCGCGTTGCCGCGGCGATCGAGCGGGCGGACTCGCCGCATCTTGGCAAGGATGCCGGCGAACTGGCCGGCATCGGCATCATCAACGTGCCGATATCAGACGATCCGCTGCCGGCCTTCGCCAAGGCCGACGGCGTGCTCGACTTCACGACACCGGCCTCCACGGTCGAATTCGCTGGCTATGCCGCACAGGCGCGCATCGCCCATGTCATCGGCACCACCGGCTGCTCGGTGGAAGACAATGCCAGGATCGCGGCGGCGGCGCGCCACGCGACCATCGTCAAATCCGGCAATATGAGCCTCGGCGTCAATCTTCTGGCGGTGCTGGTGGAGCAGGCCGCGCGTGCGCTCGACGCCGACGATTTCGACATCGAGATCCTGGAAATGCACCATCGCCACAAGGTCGACGCGCCATCTGGCACGGCGCTGCTGCTTGGCGAAGCCGCCGCCGCCGGGCGTGGCATCGATCTCGATGGGAACAGCGTACGGTCGCGCGACGGCCACACCGGCGTGCGCAAGACCGGTTCGATCGGCTTTGCCGCGCTGCGCGGCGGGTCCGTGGTCGGCGACCATTCGGTGGTGCTGGCCGGCACCGGCGAACGCATCACGCTTGCCCACCATGCCGAGGACCGCGCCATCTTCGCGCGCGGCGCCGTCAAGGCGGCGCTCTGGGCACGCGGCAAGAAGCCGGGACTGTATTCCATGCGGGACGTGCTCGGCCTCAGCTGA
- a CDS encoding 2,3-bisphosphoglycerate-dependent phosphoglycerate mutase codes for MSRTLVLVRHGQSEWNLKNLFTGWRDVDLTEQGHAEAKAAGQKLKARGLKFDIAFTSVLSRAQKTCQHILDAVGQSDLKTIRDQALNERDYGDLSGLNKDDARQKWGEEQVHIWRRSYDVPPPGGESLKDTGARVWPYYLHDLQPHVLRGGTVLVAAHGNSLRALIMALDGKSGEEIVKLELGTGVPVIYTLNADSTVASKEVLDS; via the coding sequence ATGTCGAGAACTCTCGTGCTCGTGCGCCATGGCCAGAGCGAATGGAACCTGAAGAACCTGTTCACCGGCTGGCGCGATGTCGACCTGACCGAGCAGGGCCACGCCGAGGCCAAGGCCGCCGGGCAGAAGCTGAAGGCACGTGGCCTGAAATTCGACATCGCCTTCACCTCTGTGCTCTCGCGTGCGCAGAAGACCTGCCAGCACATTCTCGACGCGGTCGGCCAGAGCGATCTCAAGACCATCCGCGACCAGGCGCTGAACGAGCGCGACTATGGCGATCTCTCCGGCCTCAACAAGGATGACGCCCGCCAGAAATGGGGCGAGGAGCAGGTGCATATCTGGCGCCGCTCCTATGACGTGCCGCCGCCCGGCGGCGAGAGCCTGAAGGACACCGGCGCACGCGTCTGGCCCTATTATCTGCACGACCTGCAGCCGCATGTGCTGCGCGGCGGCACAGTGCTGGTGGCGGCCCACGGCAACTCGCTGCGCGCGCTGATCATGGCGCTGGACGGCAAGTCTGGCGAAGAGATCGTCAAGCTGGAACTGGGCACCGGCGTGCCCGTCATCTACACGCTGAACGCCGATTCGACGGTGGCGTCGAAGGAAGTGCTGGACAGCTGA
- a CDS encoding cytochrome b, protein MNPTYASSQKAIHWAVFLLVIGLYGLTYVVDLFPRGDPGRALVWWLHISFGLLLFALVVVRVGLRLALGTPGLPAEMSQLEQWVAKIAHLLLYGLLVAIPILGILLTWYRGDALSFFGLFTIPAPFSPDRATAGFIRQLHSLCANAILILAGLHAAAALWHHFIRRDDVLKRMLPGTSGS, encoded by the coding sequence ATGAATCCCACCTATGCCAGCTCCCAGAAGGCCATTCATTGGGCCGTGTTTCTGCTGGTCATCGGCCTTTATGGCCTGACCTACGTGGTCGACCTTTTTCCGCGCGGCGATCCCGGCCGTGCGCTGGTCTGGTGGCTTCATATCTCGTTTGGGCTGTTGCTCTTCGCACTGGTTGTCGTCCGCGTCGGCTTGCGCCTGGCACTGGGAACGCCCGGCCTGCCAGCGGAAATGTCACAGCTTGAACAATGGGTAGCCAAGATCGCGCATCTGTTGCTCTACGGACTGCTTGTGGCCATTCCCATTCTCGGCATCCTGTTGACATGGTACCGGGGCGACGCCTTGAGCTTCTTCGGTCTCTTCACCATCCCGGCGCCATTTTCGCCGGATCGCGCCACGGCCGGGTTCATCAGGCAGCTGCACAGCCTCTGCGCCAATGCGATCCTTATTCTTGCGGGGCTGCATGCGGCGGCTGCGCTCTGGCATCATTTCATCCGCAGGGACGACGTGCTCAAGCGAATGCTGCCGGGGACAAGTGGCTCGTGA
- a CDS encoding PepSY domain-containing protein, translated as MKSPLKSLAMVGLCGLVLAGPLAARADGDDDGDHDRARDLYERGEIKGLSNILAVVRAETPGDIVAVDFIRIGDRWVYRFQVVAADGRRRIVDVDAGAGVLIRSRGGDR; from the coding sequence ATGAAATCGCCGCTGAAGTCCCTTGCGATGGTGGGACTGTGCGGGCTCGTTCTTGCCGGGCCGCTTGCCGCGCGTGCGGACGGGGATGATGACGGCGATCATGATCGGGCACGGGATCTTTACGAGCGCGGCGAAATAAAGGGCCTGTCCAACATCCTGGCCGTGGTTCGCGCCGAGACCCCCGGCGATATCGTGGCTGTCGATTTCATCCGGATAGGCGACAGGTGGGTCTATCGGTTCCAGGTCGTTGCCGCCGACGGACGTCGCAGGATCGTCGATGTGGACGCCGGCGCCGGGGTGCTGATACGCAGCAGGGGCGGCGACCGATGA
- a CDS encoding response regulator transcription factor: MKILLAEDEPRIAGDIAAVLKTAGMAVDSVRDGEAAWFAGDVENYDAAILDLGLPKLDGLTVLKRWRANGRRFPVLILTARGLWTERVEGINAGADDYLPKPFEMEELLARLRAILRRSTGQAAPVLKSGPLLLDTRQMRISLRGVPVALSPLEYRLMAFLMHHAGRVVAPTELAEHLYDSGNDRDPNAIEVIVARLRRKLGNDVIETRRGFGYFVPDEPP, translated from the coding sequence ATGAAGATCCTGCTCGCCGAGGATGAACCCCGTATTGCCGGCGACATCGCGGCGGTGCTCAAGACGGCTGGAATGGCCGTCGATAGCGTGCGCGACGGCGAAGCCGCCTGGTTCGCCGGCGACGTCGAGAATTACGACGCAGCGATTCTGGATCTCGGATTGCCGAAGCTCGATGGCCTGACAGTGCTGAAGCGCTGGCGGGCCAACGGCCGCCGTTTTCCCGTTCTGATCCTGACCGCGAGGGGCCTGTGGACCGAGCGCGTCGAAGGCATCAATGCCGGCGCCGATGACTACCTGCCCAAGCCGTTTGAAATGGAAGAGTTGCTGGCGCGGCTGCGCGCGATCCTGCGCCGTTCAACGGGCCAGGCGGCGCCGGTGCTGAAATCCGGCCCCTTGCTGCTGGACACGCGCCAGATGCGCATTTCGCTGCGCGGCGTTCCCGTCGCGCTGTCGCCGCTGGAATACCGGCTGATGGCGTTCCTGATGCATCATGCCGGGCGCGTGGTGGCGCCGACCGAACTCGCGGAGCATCTGTACGATTCGGGCAATGATCGCGATCCCAACGCAATCGAGGTGATCGTCGCACGCCTGCGCCGCAAGCTCGGCAACGATGTTATCGAAACGCGGCGCGGGTTCGGATATTTCGTGCCCGACGAGCCGCCCTGA